A stretch of the Malus domestica chromosome 08, GDT2T_hap1 genome encodes the following:
- the LOC103441225 gene encoding RNA-binding protein 208-like: protein MQQRLKLQQQQQQQAIMQQALLQHQQQQMYHPGVLAAAMSQMEPIPGGNLPPGFDPSQCNSVYVGNIHVNATDKLLAEVFQSVGPLAGCKLIRKDKSSYGFIDYHDRHSAALAIMNLHGRQLYGQALKVNWAYANSQREDTSGHFNIFVGDLSPEVTDATLFACFRVYPSCSDARVMWDHKTGRSKGYGFVSFREQQDAQSAINDLTGKWLGNRQIRCNWATKNAGSSEEKQSSDNQNAVVLTNGSSDGGQENSNEEAPENNQAYTTVYVGNLSHEVTQAELHIQFHALGAGVIEEVRVQRDKGFGFVRYNTHDETALAIQMGNGRIVHGKSMKCSWGSKPTPAGIASNPLPPPAQPYQILPTAGINQGYSPADLMAYRRQLALSQAAATSMALNSGGSQPMYDAYPNSSSGHQLMYYR from the exons ATGCAACAAAGATTGAAGCttcagcaacaacaacaacaacaagctaTAATGCAGCAAGCCCTTCTTCAGCATCAGCAACAACAAATGTACCATCCTGGTGTGCTCGCTGCTGCCATGTctcag ATGGAGCCTATCCCTGGTGGAAATCTGCCGCCCGGATTTGACCCGTCTCAGTGCAACAGTGT CTATGTTGGAAACATTCATGTAAATGCCACCGATAAGCTTCTTGCTGAAGTCTTCCAGAGTGTTGGTCCTCTTGCAGGATGCAAGCTCATCAGAAAGGATAAG TCGTCATATGGATTTATTGACTACCATGACCGACACTCTGCAGCCCTTGCAATAATGAATCTGCATGGACGCCAACT TTATGGTCAGGCACTTAAGGTGAATTGGGCATATGCCAATAGCCAGAGGGAAGATACTTCAG GGCACTTCAATATATTTGTCGGTGATCTTAGTCCAGAGGTTACAGATGCAACTTTATTTGCTTGCTTCAGGGTCTATCCTAGTTGTTC TGATGCAAGGGTCATGTGGGATCACAAAACTGGCCGCTCAAAGGGATATGGCTTTGTTTCTTTCCGTGAACAGCAG GATGCTCAGAGTGCTATAAATGATTTAACAG GTAAATGGCTTGGAAATAGGCAAATAAGATGCAACTGGGCAACCAAAAATGCTGGTTCTAGTGAAGAGAAGCAGAGTAGTGACAATCAAAATGCCGTTGTGCTTACAAATGGATCTTCAG ATGGAGGTCAAGAGAACTCCAACGAAGAGGCCCCTGAAAACAATCAAGCATACACGACTGTCTATGTTGGCAACCTCTCCCATGAG GTTACTCAAGCTGAACTTCATATTCAGTTTCATGCTCTTGGGGCTGGGGTTATTGAGGAAGTACGTGTGCAGAGGGATAAAGGTTTCGGATTTGTGAGATACAACACTCATGATGAAACAGCGTTGGCTATTCAAATGGGAAATGGCAGGATAGTTCATGGAAAGTCCATGAAG TGCTCGTGGGGTAGCAAACCAACTCCTGCCGGGATAGCTTCTAATCCACTACCTCCTCCTGCCCAGCCCTATCAGATTCTTCCTACTGCTGGTATTAACCAAGGATATTCTCCAGCTGATTTGATGGCTTATCGGCGTCAACTTGCCTTGAGTCAGGCTGCTGCCACGTCCATGGCATTGAACTCTGGCGGATCCCAACCTATGTACGATGCGTATCCTAACAGTTCATCCGGTCACCAGCTAATGTATTATCGTTAA
- the LOC103441226 gene encoding BURP domain protein RD22-like yields the protein MEFRFSKMFAFLTLTTLVAMASHAAAVRQPLPQLSYWNSVLPNTPMPKAFSELVHPGDLVSKNFLRPAGAENQLDKATDALGPCAGLVLMEKDLHPGKTVKYGFPRDTTSKSSRFVSRPTAESIPFSSNKMEEILKRFSLRPESAEANTIKETIDYCEMPAMKGEERYCATSLESLVDFATSELGSNIRTMSTEVERGVNNDVEQTYTITDGVKVLAEDKVVTCHKMSYPFAVFLCHAIEKTRAYMVPMEGADGTKANAVIICHRDTSKFAPNNWGLSQLHLKPGEGPLCHLLSDGHLTWLREKNLDDQYIVSVA from the exons ATGGAGTTCCGTTTCTCAAAAATGTTTGCTTTTCTCACC CTGACCACACTGGTGGCAATGGCAAGTCATGCTGCGGCTGTCCGGCAGCCATTGCCTCAACTTTCCTACTGGAACTCCGTCCTGCCAAACACACCAATGCCTAAAGCTTTCAGTGAACTTGTCCATCCTGgag ACTTAGTATCCAAGAACTTTCTCCGTCCTGCTGGCGCTGAGAATCAACTTGACAAAGCCACCGATGCTCTTGGTCCTTGTGCCGGTTTGGTCCTCATGGAGAAGGACTTGCACCCTGGAAAAACAGTGAAATATGGCTTCCCCAGAGATACAACTAGCAAATCATCACGTTTCGTTTCCCGCCCAACCGCAGAGTCGATCCCCTTCTCATCAAACAAAATGGAAGAGATTCTCAAACGATTTTCGCTGAGGCCGGAATCCGCAGAAGCCAATACAATCAAGGAAACCATTGATTATTGCGAAATGCCAGCCATGAAAGGAGAAGAAAGATATTGTGCTACCTCTTTGGAATCACTTGTTGACTTCGCCACCTCCGAGCTCGGAAGTAACATCCGAACAATGTCGACGGAGGTGGAAAGAGGAGTCAACAATGATGTGGAGCAGACTTACACAATAACAGATGGAGTGAAGGTTCTGGCGGAGGACAAAGTCGTTACGTGCCATAAGATGAGCTATCCATTTGCTGTGTTCTTGTGCCATGCCATAGAAAAGACAAGGGCCTATATGGTGCCTATGGAAGGTGCTGATGGGACCAAGGCTAATGCAGTAATTATTTGCCATCGAGACACATCTAAATTTGCACCAAACAATTGGGGCTTGTCACAGCTCCATCTTAAACCAGGAGAAGGTCCCCTCTGCCATCTTCTTTCCGATGGACATCTTACCTGGCTTAGAGAAAAAAACCTAGATGATCAATACATCGTTTCAGTTGCCTAA